Within Quercus lobata isolate SW786 chromosome 5, ValleyOak3.0 Primary Assembly, whole genome shotgun sequence, the genomic segment aaccaataacaacctatcaCTTAATATTTCTTgtgaaagtgttatgaaaatattatgaatataacaTCTCTCATCATCTTAACTAAAAACATGGAACTTAGTACGGTGAAATAGtaaatgtaaaatttcatgttGAATTTATAGCTTAAGCCTTTCAAAACAAATGCTCAGAAAACAAAGTTGGGCTTAGGGCTTAAGCATAGTAGCAGGTGCGATTACACAATTTACAAATAGATAATTACTTATTACTGTGGTTTGGCCCATTTTACTTTGCCATTTGTGGTttgaaaattatcattttatttactcATACGGTGTTAACTCTGTTATATGGCCCTTAACCACCTCACTCTTTTCTGTCAAaatcactttttaaaattaatacataACCTAAAACAAATCCGACAGCCTCTCTACAAGAACTTTCTCTGATCTTATCGCAAAAATAAGAGAAACAATCTAAGACTAAACTTACACAGTCATTAAAATATTCTACCTTTTTGGGAATCTTCAATCTCATGCTAGAACCAATAATACTCGACAATCCTTCTTTTAAGTGAAGCTCAACTTCTCTATGAGACACATGATCTCAACCCATTTCGTAATGTTCTAAAAATCGCAGGCTGTTCTTGTTCCATGaactatgaagcacgggtgcgtttcgggactcgggtgcgggtgcgggactcggcaatttttgaaaaagtagggtgcgggtgcggcgggactcggcgattaaaaaattattaaaaatatttttatttatattttctatatatttttactattaaaatattcttaaaaaacacattaatatacttgattcacaaaacaaagaaagaataaggcaaGAACCGCATCTAAGGTCAGAATTTCGGCCTCTCCGGCGATTTTCACGGCCGATTTCGGCCTGTTTTGGCCGATTCCGGCCTGTTTCGGCCGATTCCGGCATGTTTCGGCCGTATCGGTTGCCGGCCGATATTGGCCGATACGGCCGATACGGACCGATTTCGGCCGAGTCGGCCCGATTTCGGCCGCGTCGGCGCCGATTTTGGCCGCGTCGGCCCGCGTCGGCCCGAGTCGGGATCCGCCACGTGGCGCGACGCGGCACGACGCGGGACGGACGCGCGGTGTGCGGCGTCCCTCCCGCGTCGCCGCGTCCCGTCGCGTCGGACGCGGGTGCGCCGGCCTGGgagccgcgtccgtgcatccTTGTCCATGAACAACACCCAATTTTCTTAGCCTTACTTTTCCAAATGTACAAAGTCCTCACCAACACAATCCGACCCTTTAAaaatctccctctctctctctctgtcacacacacacacacacacacacacacacacacacacaatcatataaCAGAGCTATAACAAACCCCAGGAGAAACTTAGACAAGTAAAACGAAAGCAATTGGGTTACCTTGTTTGTATCTTCTCTTGGCTTTGATAAGTAAGAGAGAACCAACTGGCTCCACTACTCACTTGGCAAGCTTTATCCATTTTAGGGTATGTTTGAAATcggtttattttattgaaactgaaaactttttactgagaGTAccgtaaataaaggtaaaaattagctgaaatagtatagtaggactatgaatagtaccaaaaagtgcagtgaaatccatgaatagtatcaaaaataaactgaatagtaaaataagttggcaaaaataatctttgccaaATGGACactcaattaattaattttttttaatctttgagggaatccattttttttttttttttgagaatcttgaGGGAATCCATTTTAATTAGTTAATTGGTATGAATTACTCATTTATTCCGTTCTAAATCACGTTCTAAAGTTTGGTCCGTTCTACTCCACTTTGGTCTGGTATGGTGATTTCAGCCtgcaaacaagttttttttttttggggtgaacACATCTTTTTATTACTTCACTCACATATGACcgtacatttcatttttattttcctctaacaatgtgtttttcttgtttatttttctcataaatgACATagattttttcttcattaacatatatatttttttctttacttatatatgacatgttatatatttatattatgcaacaataatatttaaaatgtgcattatttgattttgaattaataatttgatatgatatgatattatatataattttttatagtaataTCAAAAAAGTACATCGAAATATTCTGTTCCGATGGAAAAGCTGAAAATAGGTCCGAAATagtattttgaacatttttagtcttaaaatttgttcccccccccccccccccccacaaaaagaaaaaaaagagaggtggGCTACGATTGTGTATATACACGCATACATAAGGCGAAATCTGATTGggctttggagagagagagagagagagacaggtatatgtatatatctcaTTGGGCTTTGGTGAGATGGGCTCAGATTTTGGGCTAAATGGGTTAAGCCGGACTCAAAAAGGTCATGCTCGGTTATACATTAAATTAAAGCAATAAGACCCAAAAAGATAAATTAGTTGAAGCAATTGGGAAACTATGGAGGTTGAAGGAGAAGACGGTTCCAAAATTGTGTTACAAAATGCGGGGGACAAGGTCGTGTTTGGAAGAGGCTTTGGTTTTAACACGAAAGACATGACAGTGTCACGTCGCCACGTTGTGTTTGAACTAGCGAAATGTGGTGAGAGCCAAACGGGGTCCAAGTACTCCAAGGTTTTGTTTGAGGTTGTTGGGAAGAATCCCATGTCGGTGAAGGAACATGGGAGTGGGGAAATCCGGGTTTTCAGGAAGGGTGAGAAGGGTGACGTGGCGGAAGGTGATTGGCTCTGCTTACTGTCTGGGAAGAGACCCGTTTGGTTTGCTGTGAGGGAAAGTGGGTCTGGGGAGAAAGAGAAGAGGGTTTTGGAGAGTGAGATTGGTTTGGGTGAGAGTTTGGGAGGTGGGTTTGAGTTTGATGATGGGGTTGATGTTGAGGCTTTGGATATTGACCCTGTTAAaggtatgtgtttttttttgtgtttcttacttgctttgctttgattttgctgtgtttggttgttgagagaATGTAGGAAAGGAAAGTGGAAATTATAATCTCTTTGTTTTCTAGCTTAGCTTTGACCATTTTTTGGTATAACTTATATGGAATATTTATTTCTTGTGGTGAACTTTTTTTGGGACAATcttggattttaaattttattaatgtatatAGGAATTGAGATATGTCATTCTGTGTAGCTGAATTGTAGAAATGCATGCTGTGGAAAATTAAAGTCCTAGGGTACAtgtaattttggaaattttgatgtAATGCTTAATACATAATACTGATGCTAATTATTGACTAATTAGCTTGACACATCAGTTTGAATGGTCCTCTGACTCACTTTCAACATCAGATTTCTTTCATATGATTATTTTGTCTTTTCAGCTATGAAGAAAGTAGAATTGAGTATGTTTGTGTATCATAGAATTTACTCTCTACCTTAATCTTCTCTCTCGTAAGAGTTATAATAAATCAGAGTGAGATGCTAAGAATGGTTGGTGGTAAATGTTGGGATCATATATCTTAACGTTGTCTTCTTTATTCCACAGACATTGTAACACTTAGAGTTCAGTGTTTTTTATATGGATTCCAACTTTGCACTAGTACCCTTAGAAATGTCATTTACATCATGTTTTGCTTCACCCCTAGTAAAAAGGAAAGAACAGAAAACTTTTAAATTACTTCCTTTGCTGAGAGAAGAAAGTGTGTTGAAGATATTGACATATTTTCCTTGTAGCTCACCAAAAGTTTACACTCAAACTAGGTGAGATTTGGAGTAAAAGTAAAGTGCAAGTGATTTGAGACACCAAAGATAGatcttcctcttttttctgtctattttctctttataattaaacaattatcAACTCTAGTTCCTTTGTTCTCTTCAGTTTATTTTCCATTCTAATATTGATAGCAACTTCAGCATCAGAGAAATATTTGTCATAGCAGGCTGTTTGTGACATTGATACTTTtgcctttgtgtgtgtgtgtgtgtgtgtgtgtgtgtaagtggGCACACACATGCATGCACTTGCTAGACAGAGTCTGAGACTGATTTCTCACAGCTTGTCTACCAAGTCGAATCGGAGTTTGTTCTATCATGTGCCTGAGATACATAATAGAAGTTCCGTAAATATATACTGTTGTTGTAGATAACTAGTTCAGGTGTCTGTTATGCAGTTTTCTGTTTGAATCTCTGTCTTAGTTTCATCTTTAATGTCATGATGCTTTggttaattaaaatttgggaAATGCAGAGTTTGGTTTTCTTGTGATGGGGCATGAGTTTGATCACTATCCCAAGCAAATGCTCCGTGATATAAGAAATTGGGACTGGTTTCTTGAGGAACCTAAAAGagatagtgatgatgatgagtATCTTGAGAAGAGCGGAAAGAGAGGAGTGATGAAATGGAGAAGGAAAGCTGCAGGcaatgacgatgatgatgactTTACAGGTGAGAGTGATGATGACAAGGAGCTTGTCGCAAAAGTAAGAAAGGTTGACAGACCTAAATATTCTACAAGATCAAAAGACCGTGACAAGCCTCACAAGGAGGCCAAAGGTAGTAAGAACTCTTTGCAAAAGAAAACTAGTGGTGcaaatgaagatgatgatgatgatgatgatgaaacaCTTGGAGgctttattgttgatgatgtggaacaagaagaagaaactgatgaagatgaagaagagttTGTTGAAGATGACGAGGAGGAAGAAGTAGATGATTGACACCAAATCAAGGAGCAGATACATAATTTTGTAAATGATGCTCAAGGTGAGCAGTTTTGTATGTGTAATTTCTTATACATGTTTTTTTGTGTTACGTTTTGTACCATATGTTTCTATAATCTCTCTGTAGCTTGTTTGGATAGAATTTCCTTGTGTtgtaaaatttggaattttctcttcAGATTTTAGACATTGGAAATTGAGAGTAGCTAACATTGTGTTTCACTGAAGCAATCTTTCAGTTACTTGCAGTTCATAGATCTCATTTCCTATATATGATTTCAATTTATTATACAAGAAATTAGTAGCAGAATCGTTGAGACATATATATTACCCCGGCTCCTTTCCAGAATTGGCAAAACAGAGATCTGGGTCAATGTCTTCAAAAGCTTTGGGGGGTTTGGTGAACTTCCAAATAGTCAAGTATTGCAAAATTAAGGAATGGTTAAGCTGGTAGGAAGGTTCTTATTTACTTTACCATGCTCTGTAAGATAAGAAGAGATAAGAGTCAGAGTGGTGTTAAGGCATGAGTGTCCAAGATTTAAGTGTAGGTTTTGTAAAGGAGGAACCAAAGAAGACTCCAATTGGAAATTTGGAAACGTATGGAAGATGGAAGATCCAATTGAAGTTAATGGGTGATGTAGTATGATTTATTTTCAGGTTGCAAACTAGAAATGCTGATAATTGTGAGTACTGGATGAGGTTGAGAACCAATTCACCAACACCTCTACAAACACATTCCTCTCGATCATCATGTTCAACCTTTGACTTGTACGGCTGGAGATTGCTGAGATTCTCAGTGGAATGTATAGACTGTAGAGTTTTTATGTGCTACAAAATTGGAGATAATCATCTTGCTTTTCATGGTTTCTTAGTGTACGTTGGATTCAATTCCAGGTCTGTTAATAAGGAAAAGCTTCATTAATTGAATCAACACCCACCAAatttctgattttttattttttattttttattttttattttatttctggGCATTTCATTCTTTCTGCATAGCATCTCTCCAGCAAGAATGATTGAAAGCTTCAGCAAACGGTTCGGGTTTATGAGAAGATTGAACTGACATGAGGTAAGCTCGATGTTTTGGGGAAAACGATTCATAGTATAAGACAACAATCCTTCAACGGGATAAGAAACTTGAGAGGATCAACGAACCTGAGAGAGGGATCCAGAATCTGAGGAAGCAACTGGGCTAGGCTACGGATCTTTTGGAGAAGTCTTTTAGCCTaggaaacatatataaatatatatataaatatatatatatatatatatatatataattgtgccaattgtaactattaatttttgtcaatttcatCAATCAGCCCTAAAGATCAACTCAGAAAATTTCCTTAATTAAGAGAGTTTTTACTgataaaattgacttgatttacaaaatttaaggacaaaattgacacaattaataATTGAGTAGCTTTATTAAGGAGACTTGTACCTTAGTGACATAACTTGTTCTTCTTTATAATGGTAACTAGGATTCAAATCCTCCCCTCTCATTGTTACAAAAATTGAgatacaaaataagaaaaaagaagaagttaaatagctttaatttaaaagaatgaTTAAACTGACATAATTTAAGTTACAGGGATGAAACTGAATCTGTAACAAAGTTTAATAAACCAAAATTATAGTTTGGCCTTctcaaaataacattaaaacAAAGACatttatatgtaaaaaataatgaaCAGAAGTTGTAGATTGAAATTCTATCgctaagagtcttgtaactcaattacCATCTTTTAGTCTTTCTAATAAAAACATTTGGCCTCAAATCTTAGTCTCCCATCCCTACTGTAACTATAAaacatttataataataaaaaattgaaattctatcatatttaaaatagagtaaaaattatttattaaaaaaaaaaaaaaaaaaccctgtgATTGAGTCCATAAGGCCATAAGGCCCATAACCAAATGAAACGATCTGAGAAAATCAAGTGCAAAAGCCCCATATATCCACTTTGTGCTAACAATAAAAACGACTTCGTTTCCAAAACGAATCCTCAGctagtattaaaaataaaaaaccccaatcgaaaatttcaaataataaatttcacctCCTGAAAATCTCTCTCAATACGCGCCGTTTCGAGCTAGGGTTTCTGCAACACCAAGAAAACCCAAAGAACCAAAGAAACAAGCTCAGCCAAACCTAGCTAAGTCCTAGACGAAGCTCAAAACCCCAAAATTGGGAGCCTCAAATGGAGGATTACGCAGAACGATCTCATTTCGAAGATGACCAATTCGCTTACAATGGCGAAGAATATCGCGAAGATTTTGAAACCCTAgaccaccgccaccaccaccatcagCGGCGAGAGCAATTCGATTCAGAGCGCGGTTTTGAGCCGGAAGATAATATAAATAGCTCAGGCAATGAGATAAAGCACTCGTCGATTGTGGGTCACCGTGACTCTGCCTCTCTAGGGTTAGTTTGagaaatttcagtttttttatgtttgttgaaaattttcGCACTCTTGGTGATATTGATGGAAatgaaaatttgggtttttggttttggtgttTCTGTGGTGTGTAGAAAGCTTTTTGTTGGAGGCATTTCGTGGGAGACCTCTGAAGGTACTTTCTAAAGttttaaccttttttatttattttttgttaattttaagtTATTGTTTTTAGTAAATTCTTCATTATGTGTGTTTTGGAGTTGAATCATTTTGTTAACTTCAAcattattgtgtgtgtgtggtgtaATGAAGCATTATTGGGTCTAATGATATATTAGAGTTATGGGTATTTGGATAGTTATGCGGTGATATAAATGGGATTAGTGGTGTTTGTGTAGATGTTGAATGGGAAGGTGAATTAGGGGAAtgatgggttttattttttttggtctgcCTTCTAGTCATTCAGCTATGGAGAGTACATGGATtgactttctcttttttttttttgataaataatggAATTGTATTAATCAAAAGTCCAGGTGCACTGGGGGTGTACATGGATAACAGTACATCAAACACATAAATTACAAAGATCAagcatttctaaaaaattagaacaaggAAAAAGATTAAAGGAAGAACTCCACTCTAGCAAGTTGTGAAGGAGAAGAGATTTAAATTCTGAAATAGACTGTTCCTTCCCTTTGAAGAATCTTGAGTTCCATTCTTGCCAAATACACCATAGGACACAGTGTGGGACAGTCCTCCATAAATCAATGCTCCGATGCCCACTAAAGGAACCTTGCCAACTCAAAAATAAATCAGAGACACCATGTGGCATAACCCATTGAAGACCAAAGAGAGTCTACACCATAGTCCACAATGGATTGACTTTCTTGTAATGTTTGATTATGCATTATCCTGGTTTACGTGGTTGCTTGTTGTTTTAGTTGTAATTTAAGTTAATCATTTATTCTGCATCTCTTTTAACTAGAATTAGTGGGGTAGTGGAAGCTAAATTAGATTGGTCTTTACCTTTTCTGCATTTGTAGATCAAATGGGATAAGAGAAGTCTGTGAATTTTGGTCCTATAGAGGTGGGCCGAGGCAGCAATATATGGCCATTGGGATATAATTGTGTCTTGTGAATCTTGTGGCTTGAGTTTCTGGAACTTTATCTGTTTTCATCTGTTTCTGTttcatcccccccccccccctcctttttATCTCATACACTGAACTTGCTTATTTAGGTCATTTTGTCTCCTTTTTGtcaatatttctttttgttgattaaatgcttttttttttttttggataagttatTGTTGATTTAATGCTTGAGAAAGGATGTTGATATAATGGTATTTTACATTATGTGGGCAATTTATATTGGATTTAGAATATGATTTTGTAAGTGGTGacatatatagttttatatCTGCTCCATCTCATGT encodes:
- the LOC115988362 gene encoding mitotic apparatus protein p62-like produces the protein MEVEGEDGSKIVLQNAGDKVVFGRGFGFNTKDMTVSRRHVVFELAKCGESQTGSKYSKVLFEVVGKNPMSVKEHGSGEIRVFRKGEKGDVAEGDWLCLLSGKRPVWFAVRESGSGEKEKRVLESEIGLGESLGGGFEFDDGVDVEALDIDPVKEFGFLVMGHEFDHYPKQMLRDIRNWDWFLEEPKRDSDDDEYLEKSGKRGVMKWRRKAAGNDDDDDFTGESDDDKELVAKVRKVDRPKYSTRSKDRDKPHKEAKGSKNSLQKKTSGANEDDDDDDDETLGGFIVDDVEQEEETDEDEEEFVEDDEEEEVDD